The uncultured Carboxylicivirga sp. genomic interval CTTTGTATAAACGTCCAAAGCGGTTGAAGTCATTTATATAAGCTCCTCCTAAAAATGCGCTAATAGTAGTGTATAAATCATTCAATGGAACACCCGCTTTTAAAGCCTTGTCGCGGTTAATATTAATTCTTCGCTGTGGAACATTTGCTCTGTAGGTTGTTAATATATTGGAAATTTCAGGCCTTGCCGATGCTTTTGCTATAAACTGTTGTGCTTGTTCAGCCAAGTATTGTGGTGTTTGTCCTGATTTATCCTGTAATACCATTGTAAAACCAGATCCATTCCCTAAACCAGGAACCGCCGGAGGTCCAAAGGCAAATACCTGGGCTTCTTTAATACCCATATAAAACATTCCATTTAGCTGTGTAGCAATTTCTTTGGCTGTTTTATCTCTATCCTCCCAATTATCGAGCGTTAAAAATATAACACCTGCATTGGTACCCATACTACCTGACAGAAGATTGAATCCGGTAACAGTAGCAATACTTTTCACTTGCGGAACTTTTTTTATTATAGCTTCGGCTTGTGCTGCTACTTCATTGGTACGTTGAATAGATGCCGCATCGGGCAACTGCATATTAACAAATAAATATCCCTGGTCTTCTTCTGGTATAAAACCTCCTGGAACAAATTTGCTTACGACTAAAATAGCTGCAGTACAAATTCCTAAGAATATTAGACTACGAGTTATTTTACGTGTAACAATATTGGTTATTTTCATGTATGAAACGGCCGATCGGTCGAATGCCTTATTAAACCCTTTAAAAAACTTCCCTAAGAAATTGTTGGGGAGCTCTGTTTTACGCAATAATAAGCTAGCTAGGGCAGGAGATAATGTTAATGCATTTACTGATGAAAAACATACAGATACAGCTACCGTAATAGCAAATTGTTGATATAATCTTCCCGTAATTCCCCCCATAGATGCAACAGGAATAAATACAGCCACTAATACTAACGTTGTAGCAATCACCGGTGCTGTTACTTCTTTCATGGCTTTTATGGTGGCATCTTTCGGGTTCATTCCATGTTCGATGTTTACCTGAACTGCTTCTACTACAACAATGGCATCATCTACCACGATACCAATTGCTAAAACAAGTCCTAACAACGATAAAGTATTAATAGTAAACCCTAATACCGGAAATAACATAAAGGCACCAACAAGAGAAACTGGAATAGCAATAGTGGGTATTAATGTAGCCCTCCAATCCTGAATAAACAAGAATACAACCAAAATCACCAATGCCAGTGCAACCAGTAATGTCATGGCAACTTCTTTTAACCCTGCTGTAATTGGAGCTGTTGCATCCAGCGCAATGTCATAATTAACTCCTTCGGGGAAGTTTATTGAAAGTTCATCCATTGTTTCAATTACCTTTTTACCTAAATCAACAGCATTGGTTCCTGGTGATTGATAAATGGCTATCAGAGCAGTTGGTTTACCTTGGTATTGAGCACTAGTACTGTAGTTTTCAACTCCTAATTTAATATCAGCTATATCTTTCAATAAAACCTGGCTACCATCTTTATTGGTACGAACGGCAATTTCTCCAAATTCCTTTTCTGAAACTAAGCGGTCGGGCATAGTAACAGTATATGTAAATTCAGTTCCGGCAGGTGCTGGTTCTGCGCCAAATTTACCTCCAGGTACTATAATATTTTGCTCTTTAATAGCTGCCATAACCTCTGGTACAGTCATGTTTAGCTGTGCTAACCGATCTGGTTTAATCCAAATACGCATTGAGTAATCACTGGCACCCATAACCTGTACTCGACCAACCCCCTTAATACGAGCAAGGATATCCTGAATATTAATTATAGAGTAGTTGCCAAGGAACTCCTGGTCGTATCGTCCATCAGAAAAAACAGTAACAGCCATAATGATACTACTCATACTTTTTTGAGTTGTAACACCAAGGCGTTTTACTTCCTCTGGTAGTTTCGCAGTTGCCGCCGAAACTCTGTTCTGAGCAAAAACAGTATTCATATCCGGGTCAGTACCAACATCAAATGAAATTTGTATTGCCATTGATCCATCTCCGGCATTAGTTGATTTCATGTATATCATGTTATCTACACCATTGATTTGTTGTTCCAATGGAGTAGCAACAGATTGTTCTATATTTAAAGCATTGGCTCCTGTGTAATTTGCTCTTACTTCAACCATTGGAGGAGTAATATCAGGATACTGCTCCATGGGCAAATTGAGCATGGATAAAACACCAACAATGAGGGTGACAATGGCAATCACCATGGCGACAATTGGCCGCCTAACAAAGAAATTTCCCATGGTTTATTGTTTAGCGTTTCTTACCGATTTAAATTCTTTTACCTGAGGTTTTACTGTCATTCCGGATTTGATTCTGCTCAAACCTTCTAAAACAACTTTTTCATTTGCTTCAACGCCAGTTTTAATTATCGCCATATCCGCATCAAAAGAAGTTACTTCAACCGATCTGTTTTCAACTTTATTCTCATTGTTGATTACATAAACACTGTATTTTCCTTGGGTTTCTTGCAGGCACTTTTGAGGTACTAAAATGGCATCATTTTGATGCCCCAACTCAATTCGTACTTTTGCAAACAGTCCAGGACGAATCAATTCTTTAGGATTTGGAAATGATGCCTGAACAAGTAAGGTACCAGTTGTTGGGTCAACATTTCTATCAACAAAATCGCCTTTACCTCTATATTTAAATTCAGAACCATCAGCAAAAAAGAGTCTAAGACTGGAACGTCTATTTTCTCGTGCTTTTTGCATTTCTTCAACAGAGTCATTGTTTTTACTTAATTGAAGATATTGAAGTTCAGTTAAGTGAAACCGAACTAAGATGGAATCCAAACGCGATACTGTATTTAAAACAACAGGGTTGGGTTCGCGTCCTACATAATCTGATACTTTTGCTTCAGAACGACCTATTATTCCAGTTATAGGTGAATATATTTTTGTATAACTTTGTTGAATTCTTGCATAATCAAGGCTTGCATTCGCTGCCTCTACTCCGGCTTTAGCTGCCCCTAAGTTAGCAACAGCAGCATCATAATCACTTTTACTAACGGCATTTGTTTCCGACAAAGGTTTATATCTGTTGTAATCACTCTGTGCCTGTATTAGTCGGGTTTTTGCCTCAGCCACTTTGCCAAGGGCTTCAGCAACCTTAGCATCAAATGGAGCCGGATCTATGTTGTATAAAAGCTGTCCTTTTTTTACATGACCACCTTCTTGAAAATGAATTCCTTCGAGGTATCCATCAACTCTGGCTCGTATAGCAATGTCATACAATCCATACGTTTGACCTATAAAATCGTAATAAACAGATACAGATTCAGGATGAGTTGTGTAAACCGGAATTATTTGTTCTGTTGTTTGAGGTTTACGGGGACTACATTGTAGAAATATAGATCCTACAAGCAGCAAAAGCCAAAGTTTTTTCATTGTAGATTATTTTGGTTAGAATTATTTTTTTTGTTCAAAAATGCGTAGGATAAAATTTTTGATACGCTAGTGTTTTATGTTTCACTGTTTATAAAGGCAAGATAGCAAAATTGTTCCTTGCTTCAAGTCGAAAGCCTCTAATTTTAATAATTTTGAGGCATATATTTTCTACTATCTATTTTTTATAACTTTAATACTATGCCAATTTTAAAGAAAATTAAAAATCCTTTTATCAAAACAAAAGGTGAAGAGTATAATTGTTTTGGTTGTTCACCTAATAATCAAGATGGTTTATTGATGGAGTTTTTTACGGATGAGGAGAGTGTGTTTTCAATGTGGAAACCTCGTAGACGATTTGAAGGGTATCACAATGTAATTCATGGTGGGATTCAAGCTACAATAATGGACGAAATAGCTAGTTGGACAATTTATGCATTGGTAGGAACGGCTGGAGTTACGCAAAAAATGCAAGTAAACTACCATAAAACATTGTATGCAAACGATTCAGAAATAAAGGTAGTTGCCAAAGTGAAAATGCAGAATGAAAAACAAGCAATTATTGCTGTTCAACTAATCAATAGTAGAGGAGTTGTGTGTAGTACTGCAGATGTGGATTATTTTTTATTTCCAGAAAAAATTGCAAAGGCTAAATATCATTATCCAGGCAAAGAATTTTTTATAAAATAAAAAAAGCCCCGCTCTTAAGGAAAGAAAACGAACGGGGCAAGGGGAAAACAACCTGTCTGGAAAGATATTGCTAAGATAAAGAAAAAGAATTCATACTTATGTTTGTTGAATCGCCGTTTGTGATGAAAGTCATGTTTTGTTACATTAAATTGGAATTTGGCTACATTAAAGTATTGGCAATTCTTCTTTATTTTAAGGTTTTGATAAATTATTAGTTATCATAGATTTATTTAGTTGGAAGATTTAGAATATCTATAGATTTAAAAAATGATGTAATATTCATATAATATACAATTGGATGTATATTGTGTGTTTTCTTACATTGCTTGAACCTCCTATGAAATATCAGATTGATTGTTTTTAAAAGTAGATGATGAATATTTATTCAGAATTTTTACAGAAGAATAGATTCCACTAAGGGTGCATCATAATATAAAATCTGATTTTAACACAGAGCAAGAATATTATGAGGTTAGAATACTCCGTTAAATTTGATTAAAAAAGCCAATGTTTCATAATTAAAACATTGGCTTTTGTATTTCTAATTCAAGTAATTAAAATAGCATTGATTGTAAATAAAACACTAGCGATCCAGCAAAATAACCTGCTAGTCCAATAAGACTTACTTTCTTTAAATACCACATGAAATCAATTTTTTCTAATCCCATGGCAGCAACACCTGCAGCAGAGCCAATGATAAGAATACTACCTCCTGTACCTGCACAATATGCTAAAAACGACCAGAAATTACCATCTTGAACAAAGTTAGCCATATATCCTGTGGCACTTGCTCCGGCTATGTTGTACATACCCATAGATGCGGCAACCAAAGGAACGTTATCTACGATAGAAGATATTCCACCAATTAAGATATTGATAACGTATATATTCTTAACATGTTTGTCAAGGTAATTTGCCATAATATCTAAATGCCCGGCAGATTGTAATGCAGCAACGGCACTTAAAATACCTAAGAAAAATAGTACAGTAGGCATGTCAATGGCTTGTAGTACAGCTGTAACTGTATATTTTCTGTGATCAAGTCCTTCTCTTCTTTTTAAGTATCTGTCGGTCATTATCCAAAGAACAGCTAAGCCTAATAGCATTCCAAGGAATGGAGGTAGATGAGTAATGGTTTTAAACACAGGCACTGATAGTAATGCAAGAACTCCGACTACCAACATAAATACACGTTCTTTGTAAGTGGTAAATTCACGTGTTTCATCTTCGTCCATTACTGGTCGTATTGCCTGGCCTCTTAGCATTAACGAAAATAATAGTGTTGAAACTATTACATTAATAAATGATGGCAGAAAAACAGAAGCGATAATACTTCCTGCTGTTATTTGATTTCCAATCCATAACATAATGGTTGTAACATCGCCAATTGGTGACCATGCACCACCAGCATTAGCTGAAATAACAACCATACTCGCAAAAATCCAACGATTATTTTTTTCTGATATTAACTTACGTAATACTGTGATGATTACAATTGTTGTGGTAAGGTTATCTAAAACAGCAGACATAAAGAAAGTAAGTATACTAATTATCCAAAGTAGACGAATGATATTAGTACTTTTAATCTTGTTGGTAATAACCCTAAAACCTTGGTATTTATCTACCAATTCAACAATTGTCATCGCTCCAATCAAAAAGAATAAGATAGATGAGATGTCAGACAGATGATGGTACAATTCGTGCTCGGTAATGAAGTGGTGAAGATCTTCAGTACCATGCCCTAAAGCCTTAAATGCTTCCCAGGATGAACTATATCCCAAATTTAATATACTTTCGCCGCCTACGGCATAAATTGCCCATATAAGAGACCCCATTAAAAGGGCCATACCGGCTTTGTTAATGTGATTGATGTGCTCGAAAACAATGAAACCATAGCCCAGCACAAAGATGATTAGCATTAATAAAAACATCTTGCGTAAAGTTTAGATAATAAAATATAGAGCCATTGGCTCTTATTAAGTATGTATAAAATTATTCTTAGGAAAAGTCTACAATAAGCAAGGAGGAGACTTGTCAGTTTCGTAATTGGTGTGGAAATTTGGGATTTCAAGATGATAAGCTGCTTGATTATGTGTTATATAATGCAAACGTACTCCAGAATTGCAATTGTATGGAAGTAAACAATTGTGATCAATATCCGGGCTACCATCAAAATCGGGAGAATCAATATGATAACTAATATATTGATAAGATATACTATTTTCATCTTCTACCTGATTAGTCAGGCAGCTATTATTGCAATTGGAAGCTCCCAATAGCAATAAAATAGATAAAAAGTTAAGTATTCTCCCCATTATTAAAAAATATCGTGCAAAAGTAGATCTTTTAACGGGGAGGTAATGTTATAAGTTGTAAAAAAAGAATAAATAAAAGTGTTTTTGTGTTAAATTTAAACGTGAGACTTTCGTGATTGTATGAAATGTATTTCAAATAGAGTTTGTTAAGTTTTTTGTATAACAATTCTGTTCTAATTATTTTTCAAATTGGCGCTTCGCCCAAACCCAACTTCATTTAGTTCACGTTTACAAATGTTTAATGATGTTCATGATTTTCTTTGCGAAGGATGTATCATGCTTTTTTAGTTAATCTATAATTTCATACATATCTATTACTTTCTTTTTGATGGCATATATTACTAATTCAATAGAATTGTTTACGTTGGTTTTAACAAAGATATTTTCTCTATGCTTATCAACTGTTTTTTTTGTTATTGCTAGTTTTTTAGCAATTACCGCACTGGTAAATCCTTGCGCAATAAGACGAATGATTTGCATTTCTCGCATAGTGAAGGTTGTTGGAGTGTCTCCTTCAATTTTTGTAGCCTGCTGTATGAGTAGACTTTTAATTTCAGAGCAAATATACGAACCTCCTTTGTGAACAGTTGTTATGGCATTGGTAATTTGATCGAAACTTGAACTTTTTAACATATAACCACTGCAACCTGCTTCCATCATATTATCAAATGTTTCCGTATTCCCGTGCATGGTTAATGCTATAATCTTTAGAGCCTCGTGACGTTTTAATGCATCCATCGAAGCTTCTAGTCCATCGATACGTGGCATTGCAATATCCATAAACACAATATCGAATTGTTCGTTAGAGTTGAGTTTTTGTATAAATTCCTGCCCATCGCTTGCCTGATGGATTTCGCTTACAAATGATAAACCATGCAGTAGATTACACAATCCTTCTCTGAATAATTGGTGATCATCGACCACCATTATCGAAATATCTTCCATTGATTAGTCTTGTATAGTAAATTTAACGTTTAGGTAAGTGCCGCGTCCTTTTATTGTTTTAAGTTGTCCGACACCATTTAATAATTGTATCCGTGATTTTAGATTTAAAAAACCTTGTCCTTGAGCTTCATTAGAAGCCTCGCTGTTGATGCCAATTCCATTATCGAGACATTTAATAAAAATTGTTTGTTCTAATTTGGTTATACTTATCTTTAATTGGCTTGCTTGTGCATGTTTACATGTATTATTAATAGCTTCGCATATCATTCGATAAATAGTTATCTCAAGTTCAAATGAATATCGTTTTGAACCCAAATTGCTGTATAAACTAATTTCTGGTAGATTTTGAGAAGGTAGCTTATAGCAAAAGGTTTTAATTGCTTTTTCGATGCCAAAATCCATTAATATACGTGGACTAAGTCCGTTAGATACTTCCCTAAGGGTTTGAATTGACTCATTGATAAAATTGTTACAAAGATCTAGTTTTTCGTTGTTAGCTGGATTTGGATTTTTAATTGTTGTGAGCGTCATCTGAGCAATGGATAGAAGAGGTCCCAGGCCATCGTGTAATTCTTGAGAAAATTTATTTTTTATATGCTCTTCAGCATTAATGTTCGATTTTAAAATTTTAAGTGAATATAAACGTTCTGCTTGTTCCAGTTTTTTTTGTGCATTAAGTAACTGACTAATTCCTTTGAGTGAGAATAGAAATACAATGGAAGTAACAAGTGTTAAAAATGCATTAAAAATATCTAATCTAAAGTAATCGTCAAACGTTTGAGAAAATACAGTAACAATTCGGCCTATTACCATTAATACAAATGCAATGGAAATCAAGTACCAACTTTGATTACGGTTGATTTTTTTACCAATTCTAATGGCAATCAACGCTGTTATAAGCTGAATAATAATTGAACTAACTAAAGCTAATAACATAATTTTAGTGATATGATAGCTTATTAATTGGGATTAGGAATTGTGTATAAAAATAAATTATTGTAAATAAATACAGGTAGGTACAAATCCCTATTTATCAAAAAAAGTAAAGAATATCAAATTCTGTACCAAATAATAATAAGGAAAAGAAAAGGCCACCAGGTTAGGTAGCCTTAAAAAAGATTAATTATTCTGGTTTCATAAAAGAAAACGAATGTGTTCCATACGATCCTGCATCTACAGTAATTTCAAATGTCATTTCGTATACTTCGGTACAAGTATTAAATGTTCCTGAACCTTGGTATGACAGGTATTGGTAACCTGACCACACTTCTGTTGCAAGTGCAGTTTTAGGTGCTGAAACCGTATAATCAGTAGGATTAATAATAAAAGGAAGTGGACCTAAATCTTCTTCTATACCATCTAATAGAGCAAGGCCTGAAATATAAATTGTATATGGATCATCACTATCAGGCGTTAAGGTAACACCTCCATTAACACCCCAGCTACCACTTTCGGCAACATAACTGCCACTAGCTGTCTCGGGAGAATAATCACAAGCAATTGAAGAATTCATTGCCGTATTTGAACGGTAGTAGTTTCCATTCCCGGCTTTTGTTAATACTTCAATATTAACTGTTTCTCCACCGTTAATGTTATCCATGCTCATGCCTAAGGCTGTTATAACGTCAA includes:
- a CDS encoding response regulator transcription factor, whose translation is MEDISIMVVDDHQLFREGLCNLLHGLSFVSEIHQASDGQEFIQKLNSNEQFDIVFMDIAMPRIDGLEASMDALKRHEALKIIALTMHGNTETFDNMMEAGCSGYMLKSSSFDQITNAITTVHKGGSYICSEIKSLLIQQATKIEGDTPTTFTMREMQIIRLIAQGFTSAVIAKKLAITKKTVDKHRENIFVKTNVNNSIELVIYAIKKKVIDMYEIID
- a CDS encoding multidrug efflux RND transporter permease subunit, encoding MGNFFVRRPIVAMVIAIVTLIVGVLSMLNLPMEQYPDITPPMVEVRANYTGANALNIEQSVATPLEQQINGVDNMIYMKSTNAGDGSMAIQISFDVGTDPDMNTVFAQNRVSAATAKLPEEVKRLGVTTQKSMSSIIMAVTVFSDGRYDQEFLGNYSIINIQDILARIKGVGRVQVMGASDYSMRIWIKPDRLAQLNMTVPEVMAAIKEQNIIVPGGKFGAEPAPAGTEFTYTVTMPDRLVSEKEFGEIAVRTNKDGSQVLLKDIADIKLGVENYSTSAQYQGKPTALIAIYQSPGTNAVDLGKKVIETMDELSINFPEGVNYDIALDATAPITAGLKEVAMTLLVALALVILVVFLFIQDWRATLIPTIAIPVSLVGAFMLFPVLGFTINTLSLLGLVLAIGIVVDDAIVVVEAVQVNIEHGMNPKDATIKAMKEVTAPVIATTLVLVAVFIPVASMGGITGRLYQQFAITVAVSVCFSSVNALTLSPALASLLLRKTELPNNFLGKFFKGFNKAFDRSAVSYMKITNIVTRKITRSLIFLGICTAAILVVSKFVPGGFIPEEDQGYLFVNMQLPDAASIQRTNEVAAQAEAIIKKVPQVKSIATVTGFNLLSGSMGTNAGVIFLTLDNWEDRDKTAKEIATQLNGMFYMGIKEAQVFAFGPPAVPGLGNGSGFTMVLQDKSGQTPQYLAEQAQQFIAKASARPEISNILTTYRANVPQRRININRDKALKAGVPLNDLYTTISAFLGGAYINDFNRFGRLYKAYLQAGPEFRQNEKQLNMFFVKNRDGVSLPLSSLVTVEKTSGADYTNRFNLYRSVELTGSPAEGYSSSQALDALEEVAKESLPPGMSYTWSNMSYQEKEAGGSGSVVFVFAIIFVFLILAAQYESWTLPFSILLGTPFAILGAMTFIMVARWFSPSFENNVFMQISLVMLIAMAAKNAILIVEFAKLKFDEGLSLFDAAIESAKLRFRPILMTAFSFILGVFPLVMASGAGAEARKVMGMALLGGMTLATVLGVVMYPMLFVFIGKIAGYEKKRDLAKSKE
- a CDS encoding efflux RND transporter periplasmic adaptor subunit yields the protein MKKLWLLLLVGSIFLQCSPRKPQTTEQIIPVYTTHPESVSVYYDFIGQTYGLYDIAIRARVDGYLEGIHFQEGGHVKKGQLLYNIDPAPFDAKVAEALGKVAEAKTRLIQAQSDYNRYKPLSETNAVSKSDYDAAVANLGAAKAGVEAANASLDYARIQQSYTKIYSPITGIIGRSEAKVSDYVGREPNPVVLNTVSRLDSILVRFHLTELQYLQLSKNNDSVEEMQKARENRRSSLRLFFADGSEFKYRGKGDFVDRNVDPTTGTLLVQASFPNPKELIRPGLFAKVRIELGHQNDAILVPQKCLQETQGKYSVYVINNENKVENRSVEVTSFDADMAIIKTGVEANEKVVLEGLSRIKSGMTVKPQVKEFKSVRNAKQ
- the nhaD gene encoding sodium:proton antiporter NhaD, with amino-acid sequence MFLLMLIIFVLGYGFIVFEHINHINKAGMALLMGSLIWAIYAVGGESILNLGYSSSWEAFKALGHGTEDLHHFITEHELYHHLSDISSILFFLIGAMTIVELVDKYQGFRVITNKIKSTNIIRLLWIISILTFFMSAVLDNLTTTIVIITVLRKLISEKNNRWIFASMVVISANAGGAWSPIGDVTTIMLWIGNQITAGSIIASVFLPSFINVIVSTLLFSLMLRGQAIRPVMDEDETREFTTYKERVFMLVVGVLALLSVPVFKTITHLPPFLGMLLGLAVLWIMTDRYLKRREGLDHRKYTVTAVLQAIDMPTVLFFLGILSAVAALQSAGHLDIMANYLDKHVKNIYVINILIGGISSIVDNVPLVAASMGMYNIAGASATGYMANFVQDGNFWSFLAYCAGTGGSILIIGSAAGVAAMGLEKIDFMWYLKKVSLIGLAGYFAGSLVFYLQSMLF
- a CDS encoding PaaI family thioesterase, with the protein product MPILKKIKNPFIKTKGEEYNCFGCSPNNQDGLLMEFFTDEESVFSMWKPRRRFEGYHNVIHGGIQATIMDEIASWTIYALVGTAGVTQKMQVNYHKTLYANDSEIKVVAKVKMQNEKQAIIAVQLINSRGVVCSTADVDYFLFPEKIAKAKYHYPGKEFFIK
- a CDS encoding histidine kinase: MLLALVSSIIIQLITALIAIRIGKKINRNQSWYLISIAFVLMVIGRIVTVFSQTFDDYFRLDIFNAFLTLVTSIVFLFSLKGISQLLNAQKKLEQAERLYSLKILKSNINAEEHIKNKFSQELHDGLGPLLSIAQMTLTTIKNPNPANNEKLDLCNNFINESIQTLREVSNGLSPRILMDFGIEKAIKTFCYKLPSQNLPEISLYSNLGSKRYSFELEITIYRMICEAINNTCKHAQASQLKISITKLEQTIFIKCLDNGIGINSEASNEAQGQGFLNLKSRIQLLNGVGQLKTIKGRGTYLNVKFTIQD